From the Bos indicus x Bos taurus breed Angus x Brahman F1 hybrid chromosome 27, Bos_hybrid_MaternalHap_v2.0, whole genome shotgun sequence genome, one window contains:
- the THAP1 gene encoding THAP domain-containing protein 1: protein MVQSCSAYGCKNRYDKDKPVSFHKFPLTRPSLCKKWEAAVRRKNFKPTKYSSICSEHFTPDCFKRECNNKLLKEDAVPTIFLCTEPHDKKEDLLEPQEQPPPPPLTPPISQVDAAIGLLMPPLQTPDNLSVFCDHNYTVEDTMHQRKRIHQLEQQVEKLRKKLKTAQQRCRRQERQLEKLKEVVHFQKEKDGASERGYVILPNDYFEIVEVPA from the exons ATGGTACAGTCCTGTTCCGCCTACGGCTGCAAGAACCGATACGACAAGGATAAACCCGTTTCTTTTCACAA GTTTCCTCTTACTCGACCCAGTCTTTGTAAGAAATGGGAGGCAGCTGTCAGAAGGAAAAACTTTAAGCCCACCAAGTACAGCAGCATCTGCTCGGAGCACTTCACCCCGGACTGCTTTAAGCGGGAGTGCAACAACAAGCTGCTGAAAGAGGACGCCGTCCCCACGATATTCCTGTGCACCGAGCCGCACGACAAG aaggaagatctcctggagccaCAGGAACAGCCCCCGCCGCCTCCTTTAACGCCCCCCATTTCCCAGGTCGATGCTGCGATCGGGCTGCTCATGCCTCCTCTCCAGACCCCCGACAACCTCTCCGTGTTCTGCGACCACAACTACACCGTGGAGGACACCATGCACCAGCGCAAGAGGATCCACCAGCTGGAGCAGCAAGTGGAGAAGCTCCGGAAGAAGCTCAAGACCGCGCAGCAGCGGTGCCGCCGGCAGGAGCGGCAgctggagaagctgaaggagGTGGTGCACTTCCAGAAGGAGAAGGACGGCGCCTCCGAGAGGGGCTACGTGATTCTCCCCAATGACTACTTCGAGATAGTCGAAGTCCCAGCGTGA